Below is a genomic region from Echinicola rosea.
AATTGCATCTTGCAGCTGAACGACCATGTGATACTTGAACTCATCTATGCGGACTGCTGCCAAGTGTTGATTCATCGTATAAATAATGCTTTTTCGTGCTGACTGACCCTCATCAGCCAAAAAGAAGGCTGTTTGGTCTATACCATCTACATAACGGTCTTCTGGAATAAATTTGTTGACTTCGGTACCTGATGCCCCTGCCAACGACAAGGCTGTGTTAAACAAGTCAGCATAAAAGAATAACCCTTCAGATTTTCGGGGTTCAATCATACCCTTCCAGTACACGAACGTAGGGACACGAGTACCACCTTCCCAAGTGGATCCTTTGCCGCCTCGAAAAGGTGTCCTACCATAAGGAGCTACCTCTTGCTCAGGTCCGTTATCGGAACCGACAAAAATAAATGTATTCTCCAGTTGTCCAGTTGCTTCGAGCTTTGCTATCAAACGCCCAAAAGTGTCGTCTATCTCAACAATAGCATCCGAATAGCTGTTTCGCGCCCGAGATTTTCCAGCAAAATCCTCGTTGGGGTAGTTGTCGAAATGGGCTCCTCGGGTATTGTGATACAAAAACCAAGGTTGGTCACTGTTTTCATTTGACTCAATAAACTCCTCCGAATATCTTGTCCAATCTTGATCGAGATTTTTAATAGACTCTAAATCAATCTCGTAAACTTCCTCCACTCCCTTTTCAGGAGTCACGTGGACATTGTAATGGTTAAAGTTTAGCTCGGCCAGCATTTTGGTACGCTCGGGACTCAGTGCTATTTCTGGATTGAAATAGACATCCCGCCATTCGGTGTACATGTCGGACACGCCAAGAAAACCGTAAAAGTCATCGAAACCGACGTCTTGAGGTACAGACCCCTCTACTTCCCCCATGTGCCATTTGCCAACGCCCTGTGTTTTATAGCCAAGCTTTTTAAGAATCGAGGCGACCGTTTCCGCACCTCCCAAACCACCAGGTTCGCCATACATGGGCGGACGCAAAAGTCCGTGGTGTAATGGATTCTGCCCCGTCATTACCGTGGCACGCGTGGGAGTACAAGAAGGCGTAGAGTATGCAGAAGTTAGGATCAAGCCTTCAGCTGCAAGGCGATCAAGATTTGGTGTTGCGTTGCCTACGGCAACACCACCACCATTGAAACCAAAGTCCATATAGCCGACATCATCGGTTAGGAAAAATAGGATATTTGGCTTTTCCCCCGTGCGTTTTTCAAA
It encodes:
- a CDS encoding sulfatase-like hydrolase/transferase, producing MKKSYLLTALVGCMALSVTAQDNKFANQPANPRGSTDGATTAPGFSHPNQYLHVQATQIADNMEPVIIHQDEVDEARKKLAEFEKRTGEKPNILFFLTDDVGYMDFGFNGGGVAVGNATPNLDRLAAEGLILTSAYSTPSCTPTRATVMTGQNPLHHGLLRPPMYGEPGGLGGAETVASILKKLGYKTQGVGKWHMGEVEGSVPQDVGFDDFYGFLGVSDMYTEWRDVYFNPEIALSPERTKMLAELNFNHYNVHVTPEKGVEEVYEIDLESIKNLDQDWTRYSEEFIESNENSDQPWFLYHNTRGAHFDNYPNEDFAGKSRARNSYSDAIVEIDDTFGRLIAKLEATGQLENTFIFVGSDNGPEQEVAPYGRTPFRGGKGSTWEGGTRVPTFVYWKGMIEPRKSEGLFFYADLFNTALSLAGASGTEVNKFIPEDRYVDGIDQTAFFLADEGQSARKSIIYTMNQHLAAVRIDEFKYHMVVQLQDAIFSQGLKGGFSGAVIPETGGSVMVNLYTNPQENLGIGNRYLPIVTQMGAEVARYAKVLAKYPPNIKVAMPGSK